Below is a genomic region from Pseudomonas berkeleyensis.
GCGTCGAAGTAGTCGAGCACCTGCTGCCAGAGGTTGTAGATGGAGCGGTGGCATTCGTCGATGAAGATGAAGTCGAAGAACTCCGGCGCGATCTTCTCGTTGTACACCACGGGTAGCGGCGCCTTGGGCTTGGTCAGTTGCTCAGCCGGGTTGAGCTCCTCCACGCTGTCGTCCAGTTCCTCGCCCTTGAGCGTGGCGTACAAACGCTGGATGGTGCTGATGCACACCGCGCTATCACTGGCGATGTAGGCTGACTTGAGCCGCTGCACCGGGTACAGCTCGGTGAACTTGCGGTTGTCGTCGATGGGCAGGTAGCTGAGCATTTCCTGCTCGGCCTGTTCGCCCAGGTTTTTCGTATCGACCAGAAACAGGATGCGCTTGGCCCCGGCATGCTTGAGCAGGCGGTAGATGGCGGTGATGGCGGTGTAGGTCTTGCCGGCACCGGTGGCCATCTGGATCAGCGCTCGTGGGCGGGCGGCGCGGAAGGAGTCTTCCAGTTTGGTGATCGCCACTTCCTGGCAATCACGCAGGCGCAGCTCGCTGGCGGGAAGCTTGTGCGGATTGAGCGCTGGCATGGCTTGCAGGCGGGCGCGCAGGGAGGCTGGTTGGCTCAGCCACTCCTGCAGCGTTTGCGGCCTATGGAAATTGAACACTTCCCGTGAGCGCGGCTTGGGGTCTGCGCTATCGGTAAAACGGGTGATCACGCCGGTGCTTTCGTAGAGAAAACGCAGCGGCTCGCTGGCCTTGATCCACTTCAGTTGGGCGTTGGCATAGCCCTGGGTCTGCTCCTCGACCGCGCTGATGCTATGCCCGGCTTCCTCGCGCTTGGCCTCGATCACTCCGGCGGGCTTACCGTCGACGAACAACAGGTAATCGGCCGGGCCAACACTGGTGGCGTACTCACGTACGGCCACGCCAAGGGCGGCATGGAGGTTGATCTTGTTCTTGGCCTGAACCACCCAGCCAGCCTGACGCAATTGCGCGTCGATACGGTCGCGGGCTAGTTGTTCGGGGTTCTGGTTGAGCGGCGGCGTTTGGGTCATGGACTGCCTTGTCTCACATGGCCAGATAAATAAGGTTCGATACTAGCCCGACGAGTTCGTAGGGCAAAGATTAACCACGCAGGGCGTAATCCAGCACGATGCCGACGAATATCGCCAATCCTGCCCAGTGGTTATGCAGGAAGGCGTTGAAGCACACCATCGGCTCACGCCGGCGGGTCACGTGGAACTCCCAGGCGAAGCAGGCCACTGCAACCAACAGGCCGAGGTTGAAGTACAGCCCCAGCTCGAAGCGTGCGCCAGCCAGCAGCAGGCACAGCAACGTCAGGCCCTGCAGGATGGCGATGATCAGGCGGTCGGCATCGCCGAACAGGATGGCCGTGGATTTCACCCCGATCTTCAGGTCGTCCTCACGGTCGGCCATGGCGTAGTAGGTGTCGTAGGCCACCGTCCACAGCAGGTTGGCGATGTACAGCAGCCAGGCTTCGGGCGGCAGGCTGCCGGTTTCGGCCGTGAAGGCCATCGGCATGCCCCAGGAGAACGCTGCCCCGAGCACCACCTGCGGGTAGAAGGTGTAGCGCTTCATGAAGGGGTAGCAGGCAGCCAGGGCCAGGCCACCAAACGACAGCCAGATGGTGGTGGCGTTGGTGAACAACACCAGCACGAAGCTCATCGCCACCAGCACGGCGAACAGCACCAGCGCCTCGCGCGGCTTGACCTTGCCACTGGCCAGCGGTCGTAACTGGGTACGGCTGACGTGACCGTCGAAGTTACGGTCGGCGTAGTCGTTGATCACGCAACCGGCGGCACGCATCAGAATCACGCCAACGACGAAGATGAACAGGTTCTTCACACTCGGCACACCCTCGGCCGCCACCCATAGTGCCCACAGCGTCGGCCAGAGCAGCAGGTAAATGCCGATGGGTTTGTCCAGCCGCATCAGCTGGATGAAATCCCAGGCGCGCGGGTGCAGGCGGGTGGTCGATTGCAGCAGGCGGGTGTACATCGAAGCGTCTCCGTGCAGATTGCGCGGATTATACGAGGAAGCAGGTGTGGGAGGCGCTTTAGCGGCGATGCTCACCGCCGCAAGCGCTTCAACGCGTAGGGCGTAGGGCGTACTCGGCTTTGGCTTCCTGCGTCGCCCTACCTCCTGCATCCATGCAGTCGTCGCGAAGCAGTACACCATGCCCCAACAGGCAGCAGGTATAACCTGCGCACCCTACACCTCGATACCCGCCGCCAACCAGAAGTCCGGCAAAAATACCTCGGCCACCAGTACACCGAGAGCGCCGCGGCTAAAGCACGAACGCCGGCCCCACAGGCGCTCCTCACGTACCTCGGCCGGCAGCCAGGCGGCAGGGTAACGACAGACCTGCAGCTCTCCACGGTCGAAAGCGCGGTCGCTGAACAACAGCTCGCCCAGCGAACGGCTGCCCAGCTCCGCCAGATTCAACCCGGAGCCTTCCAACGCACTGCGCGCGGCAACGCTACGGGCGAATACCCAGGGCTGGCCATGACCACGCAGGTACACCTCGCGCACCCAGCCCTGGCTGCCATCGGCGACACCGAGCGCGGCGCACTCGTCGCTGCGCAGGCGCTGCCAGCCTTCGACCAGCGGCGTGACGGAAAAACCGTCCTGGGACAACGCGGTCAATCGACGGGTCAGCGAATCCTCGTTGAACAACCACTCGCGCACGTCGGCAGCCGGTTGCGGATGCAACTGGGCACAGGTCAGCCAGCGGGGTGGATGAGCGAGAGCAGCGTGGGGCACGGCAGAAATCACCACAGATCGAAAGCGCGCGAGTCTAGCACGGCGCAACCGCTGGATTGGATCAGGGCACCCGGCGGGTCAGTACGGCTGCGGGGCGTAGAGCTGGGCAGAGCCTGGCTCGCCGAGCAATTGCTCGAGAATCTCGTGATGCATGGCCAGCAGTTTGCCGTTGCGCTCGTTGAGGCGCTTGCACTGACCGGCCAGCTGGCCGAGCTGCTGCCAGGTGAGCTGGAGATGATCACGCTGGGCCTGGGGGAAGCGCTGCAGCAGTTTTTCCATGGCGCTGTGGCCGCTGCCAAGCTGAAAGGCAGCCAGCACCTTGCTGCGCCGTTCGGCGCGAACGCGGGCCTGATCGACCAGGGGCACGATCTGCTCGTTGAGCAGGTCGATCTGCTGGCTGTCACGGCGTAGCAACTGCTGATACAGCTCCTGCATGAAACCACGCAGTGCCAGGTAGCCGGCGCAGTCCTGCTGCAAATCCTGCTCGATCACCTGGAGCAGCTGTTGCTCACGTGCCGTGGTCACGCATCGCTTCCGCTGTGGTAGGTCAGCATGCTGCCGGCCAGGGCCTGCGGATCGCTGATCAACTCGCCACGGGCCAGCGCAGCCTTGAGCGTCGCGACCTTGTCCAGGTCGACTTCGGGCAGGCTGCGCAGGGTCGACTGCAGTTGCTCCAGACGCGGTTCGTCGCTGGCGGCGCTACGCGCAGTACCGGCATGCGGCTGCGGACGCGCGCTCTGTACCTGCGCCGGGGCGTCGCTGGGCAGGTTGAGGCTGGGCTTGAGATGCCTGCTGATTTCCATGATTCGAATCCAACTCGTGGTGTTATGGCCAATAAGCGACCGCCCCAGGCCAGTACTTAAATCCCATGCGGAAAAAACCTGCCGCCTGGCCTAACTGCCGATTTGCACGGCGCACCCTACGTATCCATTTCCTTTAGCCGCCTAGCCCACCTGCGCTCGCCACCAGGCCTGTGCGGCCAGGCCATCCTGAATCTTCTGTTCCTGACGGGCAAGCAGCTCCTGCCATTCGCCCATCTTGCCTTCGAGAAACTGGGTGATGACCTTCTCGCTGCGCATCGCCGCGAGCAACTCGCGCTGAATGCGCGCCAGGTTTTCCTCGGCCAGCGCCAGCTCACGACGCTGCAATTCGACCATCTTGTACAGCGTGGCCTTGTAGCGCTGCTGATTGTCGCGCTGCAACGGTGTGGTCATCGGTACGGTGAAACCGCACAGGCGGCTGAGCCCGGCGATGTTGTTGCGATAGCGCTGACACAGGTTCTGCTGGTAGCTGACCCGGCCGAGCATCTGCTGTACGCGGTTGCCACGCAGGCTGGCCAGGCGGCCGAGGACTTCTATTTGCTCTTTCATTTGATGATGCTCTGCAGGGTGGCGATGCTGGCACCGAGTTCGGCGCTGGCACCAACCTCCTGGCGCAGGAAGCGTTCGAGGCTGGGCGCCAGTTGCACGGCGCGGTCGGTCTTGGCGTCCATGCCCGGTGTATAGCCGCCCAGCGGGATCAGCTCCTTGATCTTCTCGTAGGTGCTGTAGAACTCCTTGAACTGGCGGCCGGCGGCCAGGTGTGGGGCTTCGCCGACCTGGCTCATGCAGCGGCTGACCGACGCGGAGATGTCGATGGCCGGGTAGTGGCCGACATCGGCCAGGCGCCGCGACAAGACGATATGACCGTCGAGGATGGCGCGCGCGCAATCGACGATGGGATCCTGATGGTCATCGCCCTCGGCCAGCACGGTGTAAATGGCACTGAGGCTGCCACTGCCGCTTTCGCCGTTACCAGCACTCTCCACCAGCTCCGGCAGCATGCCGAACACCGAAGGCGGATAGCCCTTGGTGGCCGGCGGCTCGCCCAGCGCCAGGGCGATCTCACGCTGGGCCATGGCGTAGCGGGTCAGCGAATCGACCAGCAGCAGCACGTCCTGGCCCTGGTCACGGAAATAGGCGGCGATGCTGTGGCACAACTCGGTGGCCTTCAGGCGCATCAGCGGCGATTCGTTGGCCGGCGCCACCACCACCACGGCCTTGCGCAGCCCTTCCTCGCCAAGCGAGTGAAGGATGAACTCCTGCACTTCGCGGCCCCGCTCGCCGATCAGCCCGACCACCACCACGTCGGCCTTGGTCTGCCGGGTGATCATCCCCAGCAGCACGCTCTTGCCCACGCCGCTGCCGGCGAACAGGCCGACACGCTGGCCCTTGCCGAGGGTCAGCAGGCCATTGATGGCGCGTACACCGACGTCCAGCGCCGCCTCGACCGGGCGGCGCTTGAGCGGGTTGACCGTGGGCAGCTCGACCGGCAGCGGGTCGCGGCCGGACAGCTTGCCGCGTTCGTCCAGCGGCTCGCCAAGGCCGTTGACCACCCGCCCCAGCCAGGACTCGTCGATCTGCAGCACCGCCTCGTCCTTGGCGGGAAATACTCGTGAACCGGCCGCCAGGCCCACCGGCTTCTTGAATGGCATCAGGTAGGTGATATCACGATTGAAACCGACGACCTGGGCGTCGAGCAGACTGCCGTCGGCCTGCTCGACACGACAGCGCTGACCAGTGCTGCGCTGGCAGCCAAGGCTTTCCAGGAGCATGCCGGACACCCGTACCAGACGCCCGGCCACCTTGGCCAGTTGCACGCCATCCAGTGAGCGCAGCGCTTCGTCGAGTTTGTAATCCAGCATTCAGGCTCAGGCCTCGGTCAGATGCAGGTGTTCGGCCAGGGTGTCGATACAGGCATCGAGACGCTGCTGGCAACCGACATCGGCCTCGGCCTGCGGCGTGATCACCCGGCATTCGCCCAACGCCAGACGCTCGTCGGCCACCAACTTCCAGTTGGCGGCGCGCTCCGGTGCCACCGCCTTGATACGTGCGTATTCCTCGGGGCTGAGCAGCACCTGCACGTCATCCGGCTCGCCCGGCATGCTGGTCAGCGCCTCCTCGACCAGCGCCAGCAGTTGCGTGGGATGCAGCGTCAGCTCACAGCGGATGACCTGCTGCGAGACCTTCTTCACCAGCTCCAGCAGCTCCTGGCGGCGCTTGTGCTCCAGCTCGCCAAGGTACTGCTCGACGCGCTCGCTGATCTGCTGCAACGGCTGCGCGGCCAGCTCGAACTCACGGCGTCCTTCGCTGCGGCCTTCCTCGCGGCCCTGGCGCAGACCTTCGCCACGGCCCTGGTCGAAGCCGGCCTGGCGCCCGGCTTCCTCGCCCTGCAACAGACCGTCCTGATAGCCCTTCTCGATGCCTTGCTGGAAGCCATCGGCCATGGCCCGCTGCAATCCGGCCGGGTCGGCGCTCCAGTCCGTGCCGGCCGGCATGCTACGAGGCGGGAAGCGGTAGGCGCGCCATTGCCGGGCATCACCCTTGAGCAGCTTGGTCGTCATGTCATTCCACCGTCTGTTCGCGGAACAGCTGTACCTGCAATTCACCGTTGGCCGACATCTCGCGTACCACCGCCATGATGTCCTTACGTACCTGCTCGATGCGGCTCAGCGGTACCGGGCCCTGGCGCCGATTGATCGACTCCATCTGCTGCGCCTGACGCTTCGGCATGGCGCTCTGGATAGCGCGCACCAGCTCGGCCTCAGCCCCCTTGAGGGCGACCACCCATTCTTCCAGCGGGATGGCTTCGAGCAGGCTCTGCAGCACGTCCTGGTTCTGCCGCGAGAGGATGAAGAAGTCGTACATTTCATCTTCGATGCGCTCGACCAGTTGATCGTCGTGCGCACGCAGCAGCTCGAACATCTGGTTCCGGTCGCCCTTGAAGCGGTTCATGATGTCCGCCGCCTGCTTCACCCCGCGTACCTGCGAGCCCTGGGTGCTGAGCACCGCCAGGCTGCGCTCGATCAACTGCTCCAGTTCGGAGATGACGTCGCTGTTGACCTCGCTGAGGTTGGCGATGCGATAGAGCAGCTCATCCTGGCGCTCGGCCGGCATGCACTCGAGCACTTCGCTGGCCATGCCTGGCGGCAGGAAGGCGAGGAACACCGCCTGCATCTGCGCATGCTCCTTGGCGATCAGCGCAGCGAACTGCTTGGGATCGAGCCATTCCATCTTGGCCATCTTGGCGCGGATTTCCTCGCCATAGATGCTGTCGAGCAGCGAGCGGGTGATTTCACCGCCCAACGCCTTGCTGAGCATGCCGTCGAGGTAACCGCGCGAGGCGCCCTTGATGCTGCTCTGCTCCTTGTAGTCCTCGAAGAAGCGACCGATGACGTCGGAGACCATCGGCTGCTTGACGTTGGACAGACGCGCCATCGCCTGACTGATGGAGACGATTTCCTCGCGCGAGAAGTGCTTGAGCACTCCGGCGGAAATCTCGTCGCCCATGCTCAACATCAGAATGGCCGCCTGCTCGGACGAGCTCAGCGAGCGCTTCTGCACACGCATGCGCATTTCCTTGGCGGTGGAGCCGCCACGGCCGTCAGGCTGGGTTGAGGTCTCGTTCATTGCGCCCTATCCATTGCTTGATGACTTCCGAGACGCGCTCGGGATCGTTCTTGGCCAGCATCTGCAGGTGTTCGATCTGTAGCTCCAGGCCCGAGCCTGGCGCCGGTAGGCGGATTTCCGACAGCGGGCTCAGTTCGCCGAGCACCGTGGCCCCCGGGTGATCGTCCCCAACCCGCGCCAGCAGGCGCTCGGCAGCACGCTCGGCGTGCAGCGCAAGCTGCGCATCGCCCTCTACTGGCGGCGGCGTCGCCTGACTACGCTGGCTCAGGCTGCGGATCGCCGGACGCACCACCATCAACAGCAGCAGCAGGCTGATCAGGGCGAACACAGCGAGCTTGGCCAGGTCATGCACCTTGGGGTTTTCCCACCAGGGCAGCAGATCGCCGCCAGCCTCGGTCAGGCCATCGGCGGTGAACGGAAACACGCTGAGCGTCAGCAGGTCACCACGTGCCTGGTTGAAGCCCACCGCACTCTTGATCATCGCCTCCATCTCGGCGCGCGCTTCGGGCGTCCAACCGCCTTCCGGTGCCACGGCCGCGTTGAGTACCACGGCGATGCTCTGCTGACGCAGGCTGAAAGGGGCATGTTTGACGTGGGTGATGCTCTGGTCGTAATCCAGCTGACGGTTGGATTCCTTGCGCAGCGAGGTCGCCGCCTGGTTGGCGTTGTCCCCCTGAGCGCCTGCCTGGGCCTGGTCGGCCGGTGGCGCAGTGGGAGCCGGCGCAGGTGGACGGTTGGCCAGCGAGCCCGGCACACCCAGGGCGAGCTGGTCGAGCACGCTCTCGTCACGCAGCACTTCGTTGCGCAGGCGCGGGCTCTCGCCGTATGCCTGGAAGGTCTCTTCCTTCTGGCTGAAATCGATATCGGCGGACACGCTGATGCGGTAATTGCCACCGCCAAGGATCGGCGCCAGTACGGCCTCGGCATTGGCCACGGCCTTGTTCTGATAATCGTCGACCACCTGCCAGTTCTGCGCGGGCCCGCCCCAGGCATCGAGGCCACGCGACAGCAACGCACCATACTGGTCGACCACCTGTACGTTGCTCGCATCCAGCTGCGGCACGCTACCGGCCACCAGGTTGACGATGGCGCTGACCTGCTCCGGCGCCATCTTGTAGCCGGGCGCCAGTTGCAACATCACCGAAGCCTTGCCCGGTTCGCGCTTGCCCACCACGAACGAGCTGCTTTCCTGCAGCGCCAGGTGCACGCGGGCGCCCTCGACGCCTTTGAGTGCCATCACCGTGCGCGCCAACTCGCCCTCCAGGCTGCGCTTGAGGCGCACATCCTGGACGAACTGGCTGGTGCCCAACGGCTCATCCTTGTCGAACAACTCGTAGCCAGCCGGCACCTTGACCTGCACGCCCTTGGCCGCCAGCAACATGCGCGCGCGGCCAAGCTGATCGTCGCGCACCAGCACCTGACCGCTTTGCGGATGCAGGCGATAGGCGATGGCATCACTGTCGAGCACCTGCATCACCTCAGCGGCTGGATAAGCCTCGCCGGTGCCGTACAATGGACGGAAAGAGCCCTGATCCCGCCAGAGGTAGAAGACCACGCCGACCGCCAGCAGCGCGGCGAATACCGCCAGGCCGAGCAGGGTCATGCGTGGATCGAGCTTCAGGCTACCTTCAGGCAGCTTGCTTTTGATGGTCTGCAGCACGCGTCAGGCCCCCGATCCGCTTACAGCGGCATCTTCATGATGTCGTCGAAGGCCGAGGCCAGCTTGTTACGCACCTGCATCAGGGCGCTGAACGAGACACTGGCCTTCTGGCTCTCGATCATCGCGCCTACCAGGTCGTCGCTCTGCCCACTGTCCACCGCAGCCATCGCGGCACTCGAGCTGTGCTGCTGGGTATCGACCGCGCGCACCACGTCGTTGAACGCGCTGGCGAAACCGGCCTCGCCAGGTTGCGCGGCAAACGCCTGCGCCGGCTTGATCACGGTCGCGTCGCTCAAACCCTTGAGTTGTTCCATGCGGCCCAGCAGATCCTGCTGCACCTGGGTGATCGAGTTCATCGCTATGGCTCCTGGCCGGTTCTTAGACGGGAATCTGCACGCCCTGCTCGCGCATGGCGTTGAGTCGGTAGCGCAATGCGCGAGGGGTCATCCCCAGGCTCTCGGCTGCCTTGGTCTTGTGCCCGCCGAAACGGCGGATGGTGTCGATCACGTGCTGGTACTCGGCCCACTTGCCACTGGCGCGCAGAGCCGCCTTGCCGCCCTCGAGGACTTGCGGCTGCAAGCGCGGCACAACCTCGACCGGAGCGCCCTGTGGCAACGCCAGGCCCAGATCCTGCGCCTGGATATACAGGCCGTTGCGCAGAATCAGCGCACGTTGCAGGCAGTTCTCCAGCTCGCGCACGTTGCCCGGCCAGTCGTAAGCCAGCAGCGCGCGGCAGGCATCTTCGGTGAGCAGTTCGTGGCGGGCGTCCTGCGCGGCGTACTGGCGAATGAAGCGACGTGCCAGCGGCAGTACGTCATCCTTGCGCTCGCGCAGCGGGCTGATGTGCAGCGGCAGCACATCGAGACGGAACATCAGGTCGGCGCGGAAACGGCCCTCGGCCACTTCCTGCTGCAGGTCGCGGTTGGTGGCAGCGATGATGCGCACGTCCAGGGCGATCTCCTTGCGTCCGCCCAGGCGTTCGACGCACTGCTCCTGCAGCACGCGCAACAGCTTGGCCTGCAGCCCCAGCGGCAACTCACCGATTTCATCGAGCAGCAGCGTGCCGCCGTTGGCCAGTTCGAACTTGCCCGGTTGGGCATTGACGGCACCGGTGAAGGCGCCCTTCTCGTGGCCAAAAAGAATGGACTCGAGCATCTGCTCAGGAATCGCCGCGCAGTTCACCGCGATAAAGGGCGCGTCGTCCTGGGCGGAAAAACGATGGATATAGCGCGCCATCAGCTCCTTGCCAGTCCCCGTTTCACCAGTGATCAGGATCGGCGCACGGGTCATGGCAACGCGCTGAGCCATGGCCAACAGGCGACGCCCTGCCTGCGAGCAGGACACGAAGGCTTCCTCGCCGGTACTGGCCGACTCCTGGCGGCGCAGCAGGGCATTGAGCTGGGCTTCACTGAACGGCGCCAGCAGATAATCGACGCAACCCAGCTCGAGCAGAGCGGCGGCCTTCTCCTGATCAGCGTACTCCACCACTGGCACCACACCCGCGCGGCCGGCCTGACGCAGAATCGCGCCGACCTGCGCATAAAGGGTGTTGCCGGCCAGGCTGCTGACGAACACCAGTACCAGACTGGCATCGGTCAGCACGGCGGGGTCGAGCTCCAGGCAACTGGCAAAGCGCTGCACCTGGAAACCCTGGCGCTGCAGCCCGCCGGTGAGCAAGCGCTCGCTGGCCGCATCGGCCTGACCGACCACGACAATATGGCGCTGCCCGAACTGCTCAGTGAACAGTGCGTTGCAGGCGTAACTTACCGA
It encodes:
- the ubiA gene encoding 4-hydroxybenzoate octaprenyltransferase, which encodes MYTRLLQSTTRLHPRAWDFIQLMRLDKPIGIYLLLWPTLWALWVAAEGVPSVKNLFIFVVGVILMRAAGCVINDYADRNFDGHVSRTQLRPLASGKVKPREALVLFAVLVAMSFVLVLFTNATTIWLSFGGLALAACYPFMKRYTFYPQVVLGAAFSWGMPMAFTAETGSLPPEAWLLYIANLLWTVAYDTYYAMADREDDLKIGVKSTAILFGDADRLIIAILQGLTLLCLLLAGARFELGLYFNLGLLVAVACFAWEFHVTRRREPMVCFNAFLHNHWAGLAIFVGIVLDYALRG
- a CDS encoding chorismate--pyruvate lyase family protein, encoding MPHAALAHPPRWLTCAQLHPQPAADVREWLFNEDSLTRRLTALSQDGFSVTPLVEGWQRLRSDECAALGVADGSQGWVREVYLRGHGQPWVFARSVAARSALEGSGLNLAELGSRSLGELLFSDRAFDRGELQVCRYPAAWLPAEVREERLWGRRSCFSRGALGVLVAEVFLPDFWLAAGIEV
- the flgN gene encoding flagellar export chaperone FlgN — protein: MTTAREQQLLQVIEQDLQQDCAGYLALRGFMQELYQQLLRRDSQQIDLLNEQIVPLVDQARVRAERRSKVLAAFQLGSGHSAMEKLLQRFPQAQRDHLQLTWQQLGQLAGQCKRLNERNGKLLAMHHEILEQLLGEPGSAQLYAPQPY
- the flgM gene encoding flagellar biosynthesis anti-sigma factor FlgM; this encodes MEISRHLKPSLNLPSDAPAQVQSARPQPHAGTARSAASDEPRLEQLQSTLRSLPEVDLDKVATLKAALARGELISDPQALAGSMLTYHSGSDA
- a CDS encoding flagellar FliJ family protein — protein: MKEQIEVLGRLASLRGNRVQQMLGRVSYQQNLCQRYRNNIAGLSRLCGFTVPMTTPLQRDNQQRYKATLYKMVELQRRELALAEENLARIQRELLAAMRSEKVITQFLEGKMGEWQELLARQEQKIQDGLAAQAWWRAQVG
- the fliI gene encoding flagellar protein export ATPase FliI, with product MLDYKLDEALRSLDGVQLAKVAGRLVRVSGMLLESLGCQRSTGQRCRVEQADGSLLDAQVVGFNRDITYLMPFKKPVGLAAGSRVFPAKDEAVLQIDESWLGRVVNGLGEPLDERGKLSGRDPLPVELPTVNPLKRRPVEAALDVGVRAINGLLTLGKGQRVGLFAGSGVGKSVLLGMITRQTKADVVVVGLIGERGREVQEFILHSLGEEGLRKAVVVVAPANESPLMRLKATELCHSIAAYFRDQGQDVLLLVDSLTRYAMAQREIALALGEPPATKGYPPSVFGMLPELVESAGNGESGSGSLSAIYTVLAEGDDHQDPIVDCARAILDGHIVLSRRLADVGHYPAIDISASVSRCMSQVGEAPHLAAGRQFKEFYSTYEKIKELIPLGGYTPGMDAKTDRAVQLAPSLERFLRQEVGASAELGASIATLQSIIK
- the fliH gene encoding flagellar assembly protein FliH; its protein translation is MTTKLLKGDARQWRAYRFPPRSMPAGTDWSADPAGLQRAMADGFQQGIEKGYQDGLLQGEEAGRQAGFDQGRGEGLRQGREEGRSEGRREFELAAQPLQQISERVEQYLGELEHKRRQELLELVKKVSQQVIRCELTLHPTQLLALVEEALTSMPGEPDDVQVLLSPEEYARIKAVAPERAANWKLVADERLALGECRVITPQAEADVGCQQRLDACIDTLAEHLHLTEA
- a CDS encoding FliG C-terminal domain-containing protein; this translates as MNETSTQPDGRGGSTAKEMRMRVQKRSLSSSEQAAILMLSMGDEISAGVLKHFSREEIVSISQAMARLSNVKQPMVSDVIGRFFEDYKEQSSIKGASRGYLDGMLSKALGGEITRSLLDSIYGEEIRAKMAKMEWLDPKQFAALIAKEHAQMQAVFLAFLPPGMASEVLECMPAERQDELLYRIANLSEVNSDVISELEQLIERSLAVLSTQGSQVRGVKQAADIMNRFKGDRNQMFELLRAHDDQLVERIEDEMYDFFILSRQNQDVLQSLLEAIPLEEWVVALKGAEAELVRAIQSAMPKRQAQQMESINRRQGPVPLSRIEQVRKDIMAVVREMSANGELQVQLFREQTVE
- the fliF gene encoding flagellar basal-body MS-ring/collar protein FliF, producing the protein MLQTIKSKLPEGSLKLDPRMTLLGLAVFAALLAVGVVFYLWRDQGSFRPLYGTGEAYPAAEVMQVLDSDAIAYRLHPQSGQVLVRDDQLGRARMLLAAKGVQVKVPAGYELFDKDEPLGTSQFVQDVRLKRSLEGELARTVMALKGVEGARVHLALQESSSFVVGKREPGKASVMLQLAPGYKMAPEQVSAIVNLVAGSVPQLDASNVQVVDQYGALLSRGLDAWGGPAQNWQVVDDYQNKAVANAEAVLAPILGGGNYRISVSADIDFSQKEETFQAYGESPRLRNEVLRDESVLDQLALGVPGSLANRPPAPAPTAPPADQAQAGAQGDNANQAATSLRKESNRQLDYDQSITHVKHAPFSLRQQSIAVVLNAAVAPEGGWTPEARAEMEAMIKSAVGFNQARGDLLTLSVFPFTADGLTEAGGDLLPWWENPKVHDLAKLAVFALISLLLLLMVVRPAIRSLSQRSQATPPPVEGDAQLALHAERAAERLLARVGDDHPGATVLGELSPLSEIRLPAPGSGLELQIEHLQMLAKNDPERVSEVIKQWIGRNERDLNPA
- the fliE gene encoding flagellar hook-basal body complex protein FliE, coding for MNSITQVQQDLLGRMEQLKGLSDATVIKPAQAFAAQPGEAGFASAFNDVVRAVDTQQHSSSAAMAAVDSGQSDDLVGAMIESQKASVSFSALMQVRNKLASAFDDIMKMPL
- a CDS encoding sigma-54 dependent transcriptional regulator gives rise to the protein MKHSTQSVSYACNALFTEQFGQRHIVVVGQADAASERLLTGGLQRQGFQVQRFASCLELDPAVLTDASLVLVFVSSLAGNTLYAQVGAILRQAGRAGVVPVVEYADQEKAAALLELGCVDYLLAPFSEAQLNALLRRQESASTGEEAFVSCSQAGRRLLAMAQRVAMTRAPILITGETGTGKELMARYIHRFSAQDDAPFIAVNCAAIPEQMLESILFGHEKGAFTGAVNAQPGKFELANGGTLLLDEIGELPLGLQAKLLRVLQEQCVERLGGRKEIALDVRIIAATNRDLQQEVAEGRFRADLMFRLDVLPLHISPLRERKDDVLPLARRFIRQYAAQDARHELLTEDACRALLAYDWPGNVRELENCLQRALILRNGLYIQAQDLGLALPQGAPVEVVPRLQPQVLEGGKAALRASGKWAEYQHVIDTIRRFGGHKTKAAESLGMTPRALRYRLNAMREQGVQIPV